The Apostichopus japonicus isolate 1M-3 chromosome 20, ASM3797524v1, whole genome shotgun sequence nucleotide sequence GATGAGTGCGAGGGGTGACGATGAGTGCGAGGGGTGACGATGAGTGCGAGGGGTGACGATGAGTGCGAGGGTTAGGTATCTAAGGGTGACGAGGTATCTAAGAATGATAAGGTATCTAAGTGTGACTAGGTATCTAAGAGTGACTAGGTATCTAAGAGTGACCAGGTATCTAAGAGTGATTAGGTATTAAGCATGACTAGGTATCTAAGAGTGACGATGAGTGCTAGGGGTGATGATACTATTCTCCCtaatccctcccctccctaccCTTCCCAACTCCCACCTCACCTGACCACACACCACACCTCTCCTCACCTATATCTAAGCTGGACCAGGTATCTAAGAGTGACCAGGTATCCAGTCGTCACCAAGTATCTAGGTGTGACCAGGTTTCAAGGCAGGTATCTGAGCATATCTGAGTGCAACTGGGTATCTGAGAGCAACCAGGTATCTGAGCACGACCCACTATCTGAGTGCGATCAGGAATCTGAGGGCAACCGGGTATCTCACAGGGTATCTGAGTGTGACCGGGTATCTGAGCGCAAACGAGTATCTGACGGGTATCTGAGTGTGACCGGGTATCTGAACGTGACCGTATATCTGTCCACAACCGGGTATCTGACAGGGTTTCTGAGTGTGACCGGGTATCAGAGCTCGACTGGTGTCTGAGCGCAACTGGGTGTCTGACcacaactgggtatctgacgAGGTATCTGAGTGTGACCGGATATCTGAGTGCGACTGGGTATCAGAGCGTGACTGGTATCTGAGTGCAACCGGGAATCTGACAGGGTATCTGAGTGTGACCGGGTATGTGAGCATGACCAGGTATCAGAGCGCGATCATGTATCTGAGCACAACTGGTTATCTGACAGGGTATCTGAGTGCGACTGGGTATCAGAGCGCGACTGGTATCTGAGCGCAACTGGGTATCTGACAGGGTTTCTGAGTGTGACCGGATGTGTGAACGTGACCGGGTTTCAGAGCGCAACCGTGTATCTGTGCACAACTGGGTATCTAACAGGGTATCCGAGTGTGACCAGGTATCAGAGCGCAGCTGGTATCTGAGCGCAACTGGGTGTCTGAACACAACTGGGTGTCTGACGAGGTATCTGAGTGTGTCCGGATATCTGAGTGCGACTGGGTATCAGAGTGTGACTGGTATCTGAGTGCAACCAAATATCTGACTGGGTATCTGAGTGTGACTGGGTATCTGAGCGATCGGGTATCAGAGCGCGACCATGTATCTGAGcacaactgggtatctgacaGGGTATCCGAGTGACCGGGTATCAGAGCGCGACTGGTATCTGAGCGCAACTGGGTGTCTGAACACAACTGGGTGTCTGACGAGGTATCTGAGTGTGTCCGGATATCTGAGTGCGACTGGGTATCAGAGCGTGACTGGTATCTGAGTGCAACTGGGTATCTGACAGGGTATCTGAGTGTGACTGGGTATGTGAGCGTGACCGGGTATCAGAGCGCGACGGTGTATCTGAGcacaactgggtatctgacaGAGTATCTGAGTGTGACCGGGTATCAGAGAGCGACTGGTATCTGAGCGCAACTGGGTGTCTGCACACAACTGTGTGTCTGACGAGGTATCTGAGTGTGTCCGGATATCTGAGTGCGACTGGGTATCAGAGCGCGACTGGTATCTGAGTGCAACCAGATATCTGACAGGGTATCTGAGTGCCGCTGGGTATCTGAAGGCGACTGGGTATCCGAGCACGACTGGGTATCTGAAAGagtatatatttctattttacAGATGTTCCAGACTTCCAGATGCTATGGATGTTATCACTATCAACAAGCTCCACCGACCACCAGCCtgttgccacgagcaaaagagtcatgcagtatgtgtgtttgtatgacaatgattttactgtatattttattGCTGATTTGAAAAgtgtttttaataaaataaaacatggcaTCATtggttaaagaaatgcctgattaattttttctagtttatattttatagatgttccagacTTCCTCAGCCACCAAATACCACCATCAACAAACTGCACCTTCCACCGACCACCAGCCTTTTGCCACTAGCAAAACAGTAatgcagtatgtgtgtttgtattacaatgattttaccatatatttttatgcagatttgaagaatgtttttaataaaataaaacatagcATCTTTTGTTAGAGAAATGCCTGATTCGTTTCTTTCTAGCTTATATTTTACAGATGTCCCAGACTTCCCCAGTCACCAACCACCAAATACCTTGATCAACAAACTGCACCTTCCACCGACCACCAGCCTTTTGCCACTAGCAAAAGAGTTatgcagtatgtgtgtttgtattacaatgatttttaatatatatttttatgcagaTTTGaagaatgatttaaataaaataaaacatggcaTCTTTTGTTAGAGAGATGCCTGATTCGTTTCTTGATAGCttatattttacagatgttcCAGACATGCCCAGCCACCAAATACCACGATCAACAAGCTCCACCTTCCACCGACCAACAGCCtgttgccacgagcaaaagagtaatgcAGTATGTGTTTGTATTACAATGATTctactatatatttttatgcagaTTTGAAGAgggttttaaataaaataaaacatggcatcatttgttaaagaaatgcctgattgttatTTCTAGttaatattttatagatgttccagacTTCCTCAGCCACCAAATACCACCATCAACAAGCTCCACCGACCATCAGCCACCAACCTTTcaccacgagcaaaagagtaatgcagtatgtgtgtttgtattacaatgatttttaatatatattttatgcagATTTGaagaatgatttaaataaaataaaacatggcaTCTTTTGTTAGAGAGATGCCTGATTCGTTTCTTTCTAGCttatattttacagatgttcCAGACTTGCCCAGCCACCAAATACCACCATCAACAAGCTCCACCTTCCACCGACCAACAGCCtgttgccacgagcaaaagggtaatgcagtatgtgtgtttgtattacaaTGATTctactatatatttttatgcagaTTTGAAGAgggttttaaataaaataaaacatggcatcatttgttaaagaaatgcctgattgttatTTCTagattatattttatagatgttccagacTTCCTCAGCCACCAAATACCACCATCAACAAGCTCCACCGACTATCAGCCACCAACCTTTcaccacgagcaaaagagtaatgcAGTATGGGTGTTTGTATTACAAcgattttaaatatatatttttatgcagatttgaagagtgtttcaaataaaataaaacatggaattaGTTGTTAGAGAATGCCTGAGTattttttctagtttatattttatagatgttccagATTACCCAGCCACCAAATACCACCATCAACAAGCTCCACGGGCCACCAGCCAACAGCCtgttgccacgagcaaaagagtaatgcAGTATGTACGTTTGTattaccatgattttaccataTATTCTTATGcagatttgaagagtgttttaaataaaataaaacatagaatCATTTGTTAGAGAATGCCTGAGTattttttctagtttatattttatagatgttccagacTTCCCCAGCCAATAAATACCACCATCAACAAGTTCCACCGACCCCCAGCCAACCTCCtgttgccacgagcaaaagagtaatgcagtatgtgtgtttgtatgacaatgattttactgtatattttaaTTCAGATTTGAAGAatgatttatataaaataaaacatgtcatCTTTGTTTAGAGAGATGCCTGATTCGTTTACTTCTAGCttatattttacagatgttcCAGACTTGCCCAGCCACCAAATACCTTGATCAACAAACTGCACCTTCCACCGACCAGCAGCCTTTTGCCAATAGCAAAAGAGTAATGCactatgtgtgtttgtatgactatgattttactgtatattttaaTGCAGATTTGAAGAGTgtcacaaataaaataaaacatggcaTCTTTTGTTAGAGAGATGCCTGATTCGTTTACTTCTAGCttatattttacagatgttcCAGACTTTCCCAGCCACCAAATACCACCATCAACAAACTGCACCTTCCACCGACCACCAGCTTTTGCCACTAGCAAAAGAGTAatgcagtatgtgtgtttgtattacaatgatttttaatatatattttatgcagATTTGaagaatgatttaaataaaataaaaaatggcaTCTTTTGTTAGAGAAATGCCTGATTCGTTTCTTTCTACCTTATATGTTACAGATGTTCCAGACTTACCCAGCCACCAAATACCACGATCAACAAGCTCCACCGACCACCAGCCAACAGCCTGTTGCCAAGAGCAAAAGAGTAATGCAGTATGTACGTTTGTATGACAATAATTTTACCATATATTCTTATGcagatttgaagagtgttttaaataaaataaaaattgggaATCATTTGTTAGAGAATGCCTGATTATTtctttctagtttatattttatagatgttccagacTTCCCCAGCCAATAAATACCACCATCAACAAGCTCCACCGACCCCCAGCCAACAGCCtgttgccacgagcaaaagagtaatgcagtatgtgtgtttgtatgacattcattttactgtatattttaatgcagatttgaagaatgatttaaataaaataaaacatggcatcatttgttaaagaaatgcctgaatgttatttctagtttatattttatagatgttccagacTTCCCCAGCCAATAAATACCACCATCAACAAGCTCCGCCGACCCCCAGCCAACAGCCtgttgccacgagcaaaagagtaatgcagtatgtgtgtttgtatgacattgattttactgtatattttaatgcagatttgaagaatgatttaaataaaataaaacatggcaTCActtgttaaagaaatgcctgaatgttatttctagtttatattttatagatgttccagacTTGCCCAGCCACTCAACACCACCAAAATCTACCACGCCcttatgtgtgtttgtattacaatgcttttactatatatttttatgcgAATTTTGATGCGTGTTTACATGACATATAAATGCATCATTTTATTCTCATCTAGTTTAGGTTTTATAGATGTTCCAGGTTTATTTCTCCATCCACCAACCACGAATTACCTCCATCCGCCCTGCCACAAGTCAACTCCACATGAAGTGACCGCTTGTAGTCAATGCCAGATGAAGTGACTGCTTGTAACCTCTGCCAGATA carries:
- the LOC139960904 gene encoding uncharacterized protein yields the protein MMKLTNRRTKNDVILSVIMIIRVSFSIQRCSRLPDAMDVITINKLHRPPACCHEQKSHAMFQTYPATKYHDQQAPPTTSQQPVAKSKRVMQYMFQTSPANKYHHQQAPPTPSQQPVATSKRVMQCSRLPQPINTTINKLRRPPANSLLPRAKDLGFIDVPGLFLHPPTTNYLHPPCHKSTPHEVTACSQCQMK